The DNA sequence ATTAAGGATTGGGGGGCAGATGGAGTTATTGTTGGTAGTGCTTTCGTGAAAAAGTTGAATAATGATAATGAGGAAGAAGGCTTGGGTGCGATCGCATCTTTATGTTCTGATTTGAAACAAGCCATCATTTAAGAATAGGTTTTAGGTGTTAGGCTCTGGGTTTTAGTGTACGACTATTAATTTATAATTAATTAACCTGCTTTTTGTGAAATAATTGAAGATGAAGAATTCATAACAAAATTAAACCAATAACCATGAAACTTAATTGGTGGAAACGTTTATTAAAAAATGCGATCACGAAGTTGCACCGCGCGATCGCTACACTTTTAATTGTGATAATTACTATTATTAATCCAGTGGGATTACATCCTGCCCAAGCAATTTTAGCTCAAGGAGATGCCATCACCGATCCAGAGGCAATACTTCGTTATGCTTTACCCATAGATAATGATATTATCAGACAAATTCAAGGAGACATTGAAAAAATATCCCGAAATTTGAGAGCAAAACGTTGGGCACCAGTAGAAAAAGAAGTTCGTAATGCGGCTTTCTTACTTAAACTTCATCAAGATGATTTAGTACAAGGTGTACCCGAAGAACTACAGCCCAAAGCCAGAGAATTAGTTACTGCTATCACTGAAGATGTGGCAAAACTACAAGAATTAGTAGAAAAACAAGATAAAGAGCAAGTATATCTGACCAGAGCCAGAATTCTTGATAATATAACCGAATTAGAAGAAGATATGGTGACAGGTTATCCTTTCACTGTACCCGAAGAATACGCCAATTTACCTCAACTTTTAGGAAGAGCGAAAGTAGAAGTTGAAACAACTCAAGGTAATTTAACCATTGTTGTCGATGGTTATAGTGCTCCTGTGACGGGGGGAAATTTTGTTGATTTGGTAGAGCGTAAATTCTATGATGGTTTACCCTTCATCCGTGCAGAGGATTACTATGTGTTGCAAACAGGAGATCCAGAAGGCAAAGAAGTTGGTTTTATAGACCCAGATACTAACAAATATAGAGCTATTCCCCTCGAAGTTTTAGTGAAAGGAGAATCAGAACCTATTTATGGTTTTACCACTGAAGATGTAGGAATGTACTTGGCTCAACCTGTGTTACCATTTAATGCTTATGGTGCGGTAGCTTTAGCTCGTCCTAGTACAGATCCTAATGGGGGTTCATCTCAATTTTTCTTCTTTAAATTTGATACAGAAGTAACACCGCCCGGGTATAACTTAATGGATGGACGTTTTGCTGTATTTGGTTATGTTACTGAAGGAGCAGACGTATTGGAGAAATTAACCGCCGAAGATAAAATTATTTCTGCCCATGTCATAGAAGGCAAAGAAAATCTAGTTGAACCTCAGCAAAGTTAAATTTACTCTAGTTCAACACAAAAGATTAGTACTACAAAAATATGGGATAGGGATGGGTTTCAAGTTTTTGGAGGATTGGGGGGAAATGAGTTAGGGGTTAGGGGTTTTATAAAAGTAGGGGAGTGGGGAGTAGGGAGTAGGGAGAATTAAAAATTCGGAAATTTTCTAACATCTAACACCTGAAACCTGAAACCTGAAACCTGTCACCTTTTAATTATCAACTATTTACCTTTGCCCTGTGCATCCTTGCTTATTTCTTACCATCTTGACACCACTGCTTTTTGCAACCCCTAATTATCAATACTGATTTGCCCTTGACGAAGAATTTGCCAATCTGAACCTATCCATTTAACTACTGTGGAAGCAATACCAGAAATTTTCAGGTTTTTCACCTCCAAGGCATAAACAGAAGGGAATTTATCTGCAATGTCAGACATATCCGTTAACGCTGATTCTCCTGAGAGATTGGCACTGGTGGTAGCTAATGCTCCCGTTTTTCTTAATATTTCTTGTGCGATCGCATCTTTGGGAACTCTAACACCAATACTATGAGGATTAAGAGGATTCATGGTGTGAGGAATCTTGTCTGATGCAGGTAACACCATAGTTAATGCACCGGGCAAGTGTTGTTGAGCCAAATTTTGCCAAATGTTTAATTCTTCAGGTGTGCCTTTTACATATTGCCAAATTTCTTCAATACTGCTTGTCATTAAGATTAGAGGCTTTTCTAAACTCCTTTGCTTTAATTCAAAAATTAATTCACTATGACTAGGTTTGACCGCTAAAGCTGGTAATGTATCGGTAGGAAAACTAACTACTTGAGAGGCGATCGCCTTTTCTATTAAAGTGTCAAGATTAACTAAAGGCATAATCAAGATTTGAGATTTAAAGTTTTAGGTAGTGAATAATAATTGAGAATTTTATTTTTAATTCTTCATTAATTTACCATCTTAGGTTAATCTTTTCTAGGGAAAGATAATTTATATATAAATTCAGGAGAATCTCGTGGAACGTACTTTTATTATGATAAAACCCGACGGCGTACAACGTAACTTAGTAGGGGAAATTATCAAACGTTTTGAACAAAAAGGCTTTACCCTTGCGGGATTAAAACTCATGCAAGTATCCCGTGAGTTAGCCGAAAAACATTATGATGTTCACAAAGAAAGACCCTTTTTCAATGGCTTAGTAGAGTTTATTGTTTCTTCTCCCGTAGTAGCAATGGTTTGGCAAGGAGAAGGGGTTGTGGCTTCCGCTCGTAAATTAATTGGTGCAACTGATCCTTTAGCCGCCGAACCAGGTACTATTAGAGGTGACTTCGGAATTGAGATTGGACGTAATATTATTCATGGTTCAGATGCCATTGAAACCGCCCAAAGAGAGATTAGCTTGTGGTTTAGTGAAGAAGAAATTTGCTCTTGGGAAAACTCGATGAAACCTTGGTTAAAAGAGTAGTTAATTGAGTAGTGAGTAATAGGTAATAAGAAAAAGGAAATGGGAGAAATGAGGAAATAATAGACCGTTTTAAATTCATAACTCATCATTCATAATTATTCATTATTTGGGCTAATTTTAAGATAAGCTAAGGGGAAGATTAAAAGGAGATAAATATTTTATGAGTAAAATCGAAGAAGTCAAAGCCCAAATTAGACAAGGAAATTTAGAAGAAGCAATGGCGATCGCTATTTCAGAAGCCATGAAAATAGAGATTATGACGGCTAATATCAACGGTGATGACTCCACAGCTTGTCATAGTTTAATTGATTTATTAGAAAATGAGATCGAGCATCAATTAGGAGACAAAAGTTTAGAAAATATCCATTTTGAAGAACTAGAAAATGCTCATAATCATATTTTGCAAAACGTGCAAAGTTTACAACAAATGTTTGTGATGTTAAAGCAAAATTATCAAGAATTATCTTAATTATTATTATTTATAGTTACTATTAAGTTTACAAATAAATCTTAGAAAAAAGGCGTATTTACTATGAACAATTATGAAGAGATGAAGGAATTAATCAAAGAAAATAAATTGCAAGAAGCTCTACTTTTAGCTTTTAGTAATAATTTAAAATTGAAAATCACTACAAAATCTAAGGGCAAGAAAGAAGATGTTATCGAAACTTTGATTAATCTTCTTGGAAGAATAAGTAATAAAGTTAGTGATCCAGACTTAATTAATAATTCTACTTTAGATAACTCGGATACAATTAATATTGTTGATTTCCATGAAAGACAAAGACAGTTAGCCTACGAAACTTGGCACAAAAATAGGGAAACTCTGATCGGAATTTTACAAATAATTTCTGGAAATTCTGCTACCATCAATAAGTTTAAAAAATCAGAAAATAACGTTATTTCCATTAAAGGAAAAACAGATCAAAAAGAAACAGATTTCCAAGATTTTGGTTTTGCACAAGAAGAATTAGACAACCATCAACCCCAAGAAGAAGAAGAAAACTGGGTAGATAACATTGTTGATAGCATTGTTGGAGGGGAAGAAGACGAAATTTCTCATACAGAAGACTTAGAACAAGACTGGGGTGATTTTATCTCAGAAGATGAGGAAAAAGAGTCCGCAGAAGTTATTATTAATTCCGAAGAAGAAAACTGGGATGAATTTATCGACAACGATTATTCTGAAGACTCTATTGCTAATACTAATGGTGCTAACATCGATAATTCTTCTGA is a window from the Cyanobacterium sp. Dongsha4 genome containing:
- a CDS encoding peptidylprolyl isomerase, translated to MKLNWWKRLLKNAITKLHRAIATLLIVIITIINPVGLHPAQAILAQGDAITDPEAILRYALPIDNDIIRQIQGDIEKISRNLRAKRWAPVEKEVRNAAFLLKLHQDDLVQGVPEELQPKARELVTAITEDVAKLQELVEKQDKEQVYLTRARILDNITELEEDMVTGYPFTVPEEYANLPQLLGRAKVEVETTQGNLTIVVDGYSAPVTGGNFVDLVERKFYDGLPFIRAEDYYVLQTGDPEGKEVGFIDPDTNKYRAIPLEVLVKGESEPIYGFTTEDVGMYLAQPVLPFNAYGAVALARPSTDPNGGSSQFFFFKFDTEVTPPGYNLMDGRFAVFGYVTEGADVLEKLTAEDKIISAHVIEGKENLVEPQQS
- a CDS encoding L-threonylcarbamoyladenylate synthase — protein: MPLVNLDTLIEKAIASQVVSFPTDTLPALAVKPSHSELIFELKQRSLEKPLILMTSSIEEIWQYVKGTPEELNIWQNLAQQHLPGALTMVLPASDKIPHTMNPLNPHSIGVRVPKDAIAQEILRKTGALATTSANLSGESALTDMSDIADKFPSVYALEVKNLKISGIASTVVKWIGSDWQILRQGQISIDN
- the ndk gene encoding nucleoside-diphosphate kinase, with the translated sequence MERTFIMIKPDGVQRNLVGEIIKRFEQKGFTLAGLKLMQVSRELAEKHYDVHKERPFFNGLVEFIVSSPVVAMVWQGEGVVASARKLIGATDPLAAEPGTIRGDFGIEIGRNIIHGSDAIETAQREISLWFSEEEICSWENSMKPWLKE